In Vibrio sp. FE10, the following are encoded in one genomic region:
- the efpL gene encoding elongation factor P-like protein EfpL: MPRASEIKKGFAINVDGKTVLVKDIEVTTPGGRGGQKIYRFRGHDVATGVKTEVRHKADEIVETIDVTKRAVMFSYVDGNEYIFMDNEDYTQFIFNGEMIEDELLFINEDTQGMYAILIDGTAATLELPTSVELVIEETDPSIKGASASARTKPARLSTGLTVQVPEYIATGDKVVVNTAERKYMNRAS, from the coding sequence ATGCCTAGAGCAAGTGAGATTAAAAAAGGTTTTGCGATCAATGTTGATGGCAAAACAGTACTAGTTAAAGATATCGAAGTAACAACACCAGGTGGCCGTGGCGGTCAAAAGATCTACCGCTTCCGTGGTCACGATGTAGCAACTGGCGTTAAAACAGAAGTTCGTCACAAGGCTGACGAAATCGTTGAAACTATCGACGTAACTAAGCGTGCAGTAATGTTCTCTTACGTTGATGGCAACGAATACATCTTCATGGATAACGAAGATTACACACAGTTCATCTTCAACGGTGAAATGATCGAAGACGAGCTGCTGTTCATCAACGAAGATACGCAAGGTATGTACGCGATTCTTATCGACGGTACTGCGGCGACTCTTGAGTTACCAACTTCAGTTGAGCTAGTGATCGAAGAAACAGACCCTTCAATCAAAGGTGCATCTGCTTCAGCTCGTACTAAGCCAGCTCGTCTGTCTACTGGTCTTACTGTTCAAGTTCCTGAGTACATTGCAACTGGCGACAAAGTTGTTGTGAACACAGCTGAACGTAAATACATGAACCGCGCAAGCTAA
- the rluB gene encoding 23S rRNA pseudouridine(2605) synthase RluB: MSEKLQKVLARAGHGSRRELEGLIKSGRVSVNGQVAKLGERLEDENSVIRIDGHTITGKASEEVVCRVLAYYKPEGELCTRHDPEGRRTVFDRLPKIRGSRWISVGRLDANTSGLLLFTTDGELANRLMHPSRQVEREYLVRVFGEVTEQKVKNVTRGVQLEDGMARFEDVVYAGGEGMNHTFYVAINEGRNREVRRLWESQETTVSRLKRVRYGDIYLDKKLPRGGWKELDLQEVNYLRELVELQPEKETLLDLDPANTSRKRERSRSQKIRRAVKRHEERANAPKGRSNQTKRKKPATRGTTTPDSGRSAPAANGKPQATKKPKLNNGRPAKPAKPRSRK, from the coding sequence ATGAGCGAAAAATTACAGAAGGTTTTAGCGCGAGCTGGTCACGGTTCTCGTCGTGAACTAGAAGGTTTAATCAAATCTGGTCGTGTAAGTGTTAACGGTCAAGTTGCGAAATTGGGTGAGCGTCTTGAAGACGAGAACTCAGTGATCCGTATCGATGGCCACACAATTACAGGCAAAGCCTCTGAAGAAGTGGTTTGTCGTGTACTTGCTTACTACAAACCTGAAGGTGAGCTTTGTACTCGTCACGATCCTGAAGGTCGCCGTACTGTTTTCGATCGTCTACCTAAGATCCGTGGTTCTCGTTGGATTTCAGTTGGTCGTCTTGATGCAAACACATCAGGCCTACTGTTGTTCACAACCGATGGTGAACTAGCAAACCGCCTAATGCACCCAAGCCGTCAGGTTGAGCGTGAGTACCTAGTACGTGTATTTGGTGAAGTAACTGAGCAAAAAGTTAAGAACGTGACTCGTGGCGTTCAACTTGAAGATGGTATGGCTCGTTTCGAAGATGTGGTTTACGCTGGCGGTGAAGGTATGAACCATACTTTCTACGTAGCAATTAACGAAGGTCGTAACCGTGAGGTTCGTCGTCTTTGGGAATCACAAGAAACAACAGTAAGCCGTCTGAAACGTGTACGTTACGGTGATATCTACCTTGATAAGAAACTGCCTCGTGGCGGTTGGAAAGAGCTAGATCTTCAAGAAGTAAACTACTTGCGTGAGCTTGTAGAACTTCAGCCAGAAAAAGAGACACTGTTGGATCTTGATCCTGCAAACACTTCTCGTAAGCGTGAGCGTTCTCGTAGCCAGAAAATTCGTCGTGCTGTTAAGCGTCACGAAGAGCGTGCAAATGCTCCTAAAGGCCGCAGCAACCAGACTAAGCGTAAGAAGCCTGCAACCCGCGGTACTACAACACCTGATTCAGGTCGTAGCGCTCCAGCGGCAAATGGCAAACCTCAGGCTACTAAAAAGCCTAAACTGAACAACGGACGCCCGGCTAAACCGGCTAAGCCAAGATCACGTAAGTAA
- a CDS encoding HI1450 family dsDNA-mimic protein, which yields MTEANDLMSYDDAIDTAYDIFLEMAADNLEPADVILFTAQFEDRGAAELVETGDDWVEHVGFEVDKEIYAEVRIGLVNEADDVLDDVFARLLISRDPEHKFCHMLWKRD from the coding sequence ATGACCGAAGCTAACGACCTAATGTCTTACGACGACGCAATTGACACTGCATACGACATCTTTCTAGAGATGGCTGCTGATAACCTTGAACCAGCAGACGTGATCCTATTCACGGCTCAGTTTGAAGATCGTGGCGCTGCAGAACTTGTTGAAACTGGTGACGATTGGGTTGAACATGTTGGCTTTGAAGTCGACAAAGAGATCTACGCTGAAGTACGCATTGGTCTTGTAAATGAAGCTGATGATGTCTTAGATGACGTTTTCGCTCGTCTGCTGATCAGCCGTGATCCTGAACACAAGTTCTGTCACATGTTGTGGAAACGCGACTAG
- the uvrY gene encoding UvrY/SirA/GacA family response regulator transcription factor, producing the protein MINVFLVDDHELVRTGIRRIIEDVRGMNVAGEAESGEDAAKWCRTNNTDVILMDMNMPGIGGLEATKKILRFNPDIKIIVLTVHTENPFPTKVMQAGAAGYLTKGAGPDEMVNAIRVVNSGQRYISPEIAQQMALSQFSPASENPFADLSERELQIMMMITKGQKVTDISEQLNLSPKTVNSYRYRLFSKLDISGDVELTHLAIRHGMLDTETL; encoded by the coding sequence TTGATAAATGTTTTCCTTGTAGATGATCACGAGCTGGTTCGCACAGGGATACGACGTATTATTGAAGACGTCCGTGGAATGAACGTAGCAGGGGAAGCTGAAAGCGGTGAAGATGCTGCAAAATGGTGTCGTACTAATAATACTGACGTTATTTTGATGGATATGAATATGCCTGGTATTGGTGGCTTAGAAGCAACCAAGAAAATCCTGCGTTTCAACCCTGATATTAAAATCATCGTTTTAACGGTGCATACGGAAAATCCGTTTCCAACTAAAGTGATGCAAGCTGGAGCTGCAGGTTACCTTACTAAAGGTGCAGGTCCGGACGAGATGGTAAATGCAATTCGAGTGGTTAATAGTGGCCAACGATACATTTCACCAGAAATTGCGCAGCAGATGGCTTTAAGCCAATTCTCGCCTGCGTCTGAAAATCCATTCGCCGATCTATCTGAACGTGAGCTTCAAATCATGATGATGATTACCAAAGGTCAGAAAGTGACGGATATTTCAGAACAACTCAATCTAAGTCCTAAAACAGTTAACAGCTACCGCTACCGACTGTTCAGTAAACTAGACATCAGCGGTGATGTAGAGCTTACGCATTTAGCGATTAGACATGGAATGTTAGATACTGAGACCCTTTAA
- a CDS encoding DNA polymerase II: MDIQQGFVLTRQARDFSGRTQIDLWLSTPKGPTLLTIQNEKPVFFVAQSDIETCQSIADKEAIDCQFKPLELATFDQTPLAACYTSLSRSSFGLAQAFNGEEIQTFESDIRLADRFLMERFIKGSIEFTGAITQKKQHLRVSNAKCRAGDYLPNLSVVSLDIECSEKGVLYSIGLDSPMDSRVIMVGEPQQADTNIQWVANEKALLEAMIAWFSEFDPDIIIGWNVIDFDFRLLHKRSEWNEVKLSIGRDNQPSFFRSSAQNQQGFITIPGRVVLDGIDMLKTATYHFRSWSLESVSQELLGEGKDIHNVHDRMDEINRMFKFDKPSLAKYNLQDCVLVNRIFEHTHLLDFAIERSRLTGVELDRVGGSVAAFTNLYMPQIHRAGYVAPNLEPENWIASPGGYVMDSIPNLYDSVLVLDFKSLYPSIIRSFLIDPMGLIEGLKLELGSEEDQAVAGFRGGQFHRSKHFLPEMIENLWAARDVAKKNNEKAFSQAIKIIMNSFYGVLGSSGCRFFDTRLASSITMRGHEIMKQTKVLIEDKGYQVIYGDTDSTFVSLNGSFEQEQADEIGHSLVAYINDWWTNHLKEVYNLTSILELEYETHYRKFLMPTIRGSETGSKKRYAGLINQGDQEKIIFKGLESARTDWTPLAQQFQQTLYEMVFHDQDPSDYVRQFVDETSAGKHDDLLVYQKRLRRKLHEYQKNIPPQVRAARLADEINAQLGRPLQYQNKGRIEYLITLSGPEPKEYLKSGIDYQHYIDKQIKPVAEAILPFIGLDFERVSGQQLGLF, from the coding sequence TTGGATATTCAGCAAGGCTTTGTACTCACAAGACAAGCGCGAGACTTTTCAGGGCGCACACAAATCGACTTGTGGTTAAGCACCCCTAAAGGCCCAACGCTACTGACTATTCAAAACGAAAAGCCTGTCTTTTTTGTTGCTCAATCCGATATCGAAACGTGCCAATCTATTGCCGATAAAGAAGCCATAGATTGTCAGTTTAAGCCCTTAGAGCTGGCGACATTTGACCAAACCCCTTTAGCCGCTTGTTACACCTCATTGTCGAGAAGCAGCTTCGGGTTAGCTCAGGCCTTTAACGGTGAAGAGATCCAAACCTTTGAAAGTGATATTCGACTGGCCGATCGTTTCTTAATGGAACGCTTTATCAAGGGCAGTATCGAATTCACAGGCGCTATCACTCAAAAAAAACAACACCTCAGAGTTTCGAACGCAAAATGTCGAGCTGGCGATTACTTGCCAAACTTGTCTGTGGTTTCGCTTGATATTGAGTGTTCAGAAAAAGGTGTGCTTTATTCCATCGGCCTAGACAGTCCAATGGATAGCCGAGTGATCATGGTCGGCGAACCACAACAAGCAGACACCAATATCCAATGGGTTGCCAATGAGAAAGCTCTGCTTGAAGCCATGATTGCTTGGTTCTCCGAGTTTGACCCCGACATCATCATCGGTTGGAACGTCATTGATTTCGACTTTAGGCTGCTGCATAAGCGTTCAGAATGGAACGAAGTAAAACTCAGTATTGGTCGCGACAATCAACCGAGCTTCTTTCGCAGCTCCGCACAAAATCAACAGGGCTTCATTACCATTCCTGGCCGAGTGGTCTTAGATGGTATCGATATGCTTAAAACAGCAACCTACCATTTCCGATCATGGTCTCTTGAGTCCGTGTCACAAGAGTTGCTGGGCGAAGGCAAAGACATTCATAATGTTCATGACCGTATGGATGAAATCAATCGAATGTTTAAGTTCGATAAACCTTCATTGGCCAAATACAACCTTCAAGACTGCGTGCTAGTAAACCGTATATTTGAACACACTCACCTACTCGATTTTGCTATTGAACGCTCTCGCTTAACTGGTGTTGAACTTGATCGCGTTGGCGGCTCTGTTGCCGCCTTTACCAATTTATATATGCCTCAAATACACCGCGCAGGTTACGTCGCGCCTAACTTAGAGCCCGAAAATTGGATCGCTAGCCCCGGTGGCTATGTAATGGATTCAATTCCTAACCTTTATGACTCTGTGTTGGTTCTCGACTTTAAGAGTCTGTACCCATCGATCATTCGTTCATTCTTGATTGACCCAATGGGGCTGATTGAAGGGCTAAAATTAGAATTAGGCTCTGAAGAAGACCAAGCAGTGGCTGGGTTTCGTGGCGGTCAATTCCACCGCTCTAAGCACTTTCTACCAGAGATGATCGAAAACCTCTGGGCAGCCCGTGATGTCGCGAAGAAAAATAACGAGAAAGCATTTTCTCAGGCGATTAAGATCATCATGAATTCTTTCTATGGGGTACTTGGTTCTTCTGGTTGTCGCTTCTTTGATACACGCTTGGCATCCTCTATCACCATGCGCGGGCATGAGATCATGAAGCAGACCAAGGTTTTGATCGAAGACAAAGGCTATCAAGTGATCTACGGGGACACCGATTCAACCTTCGTGTCTCTCAATGGTAGTTTTGAGCAAGAGCAAGCGGACGAGATTGGCCACTCTCTCGTGGCTTATATCAACGACTGGTGGACAAATCATCTGAAAGAGGTCTATAACCTCACCTCAATACTTGAATTGGAATACGAGACCCATTACCGCAAGTTTCTAATGCCGACTATTCGAGGCTCTGAGACAGGATCAAAGAAACGTTATGCAGGTTTAATCAATCAAGGTGACCAAGAGAAGATCATTTTCAAAGGCCTTGAAAGTGCACGAACCGATTGGACGCCTCTCGCACAACAGTTCCAACAAACCTTATATGAGATGGTCTTTCATGACCAAGATCCAAGTGATTATGTTAGACAGTTTGTCGATGAAACATCCGCGGGCAAACACGATGATTTACTGGTTTACCAAAAGCGCTTGCGCCGTAAGTTGCATGAATACCAAAAGAACATTCCACCGCAGGTTCGCGCAGCAAGATTGGCCGACGAGATCAATGCCCAGCTTGGTCGCCCGCTTCAATACCAAAACAAAGGGCGTATTGAATATTTGATTACGCTGAGTGGCCCTGAGCCCAAGGAGTATTTGAAGAGTGGCATCGATTATCAACATTACATTGATAAACAGATTAAACCGGTCGCAGAAGCGATTCTGCCATTTATAGGGTTAGATTTTGAAAGAGTTAGCGGGCAACAGTTAGGCCTGTTCTAG
- a CDS encoding nucleotidyltransferase domain-containing protein produces MQLPVIDPIQPFQPEFQPVVNDLITFLKGGLGSNLHSVYVYGSVARKQAVVGRSNLDVVVVTHRSFPDQRTTLLNTIKWRFQKSFPQVTQVAIKTTLVSEIVDFDNIFTWGFMLKHLAVCVHGEDLSDCYGDFETSWEIAKHWNMDAENWLAVYRNKIARSTTPEQQVAAQVIIAKKLLRASYSLIMYRDKNWFDTPMECGQQFLRYHPEKEVEIQRLGILLSGRAIPKRSVIGILDGFGEWLVKQYQKTEFRIG; encoded by the coding sequence ATGCAGCTACCTGTTATTGACCCAATACAGCCATTTCAACCTGAATTTCAACCTGTGGTTAACGATCTGATTACCTTTCTAAAAGGTGGGTTAGGTTCTAATCTGCACAGTGTCTATGTTTATGGCAGTGTGGCACGTAAGCAAGCCGTTGTCGGTCGCTCGAATCTAGATGTGGTTGTGGTTACCCATCGTTCTTTCCCAGATCAACGAACCACGCTGCTGAATACCATCAAATGGCGCTTCCAAAAGAGCTTCCCTCAGGTCACTCAAGTGGCAATCAAAACCACCTTGGTAAGCGAGATCGTTGATTTCGACAACATCTTTACTTGGGGCTTCATGCTCAAGCATTTAGCCGTGTGTGTACATGGTGAAGACTTATCAGACTGCTATGGTGATTTCGAAACGAGTTGGGAAATTGCTAAGCACTGGAATATGGATGCGGAAAACTGGTTAGCGGTTTATCGTAACAAGATTGCCCGATCAACAACGCCAGAGCAGCAAGTCGCCGCGCAGGTGATTATTGCCAAGAAGCTTCTGCGAGCCAGTTACTCTTTGATCATGTACCGAGATAAGAATTGGTTCGATACGCCTATGGAGTGCGGTCAACAGTTCTTAAGATACCATCCAGAGAAAGAAGTCGAGATTCAAAGATTGGGGATTCTGCTGTCTGGACGAGCGATCCCAAAACGTTCGGTGATAGGGATTCTTGATGGCTTTGGTGAATGGCTGGTTAAGCAGTACCAGAAAACAGAGTTTCGTATCGGATAG
- the uvrC gene encoding excinuclease ABC subunit UvrC — MTNLFDSVSFLKTVTEQPGVYRMYNAEAVVIYVGKAKNLKKRLSSYFRKKVDSEKTRALVSNIDKIDVTVTHTETEALILEHNYIKQYLPKYNVLLRDDKSYPYIFISGHKHPRLSMHRGAKKKKGEYFGPYPDSGAVRETLHLIQKIFPARQCEDTVYANRTRPCLMYQIGRCAAPCVSSIISDEEYSELIDYVRLFLQGKDKLVLETLIDKMDKASRELRFEQAAAFRDQIQAIRRVQEQQYVSDDSMEDMDVLGFAQENGVACIHILMIRQGKVLGSRSHFPKIPNNTVREEVFSSFLSQYYLAHNEARTIPTRLILNADLMEDVTPIQEALCEVAGRKIHFNTNPSGTRGRYLKLSNTNALTAITTKINHKMTINQRFKELQEVLSMDAIKRMECFDISHTMGESTIASCVVFNQEGPVKPEYRRDNITGITGGDDYAAMAQALEKRYSKQLDVDKIPDIIFIDGGKGQLNRAHEIVSQYWGDWPFRPRMMGIAKGVTRKPGLETLVTLEGEEFNLPSDAPALHLIQHIRDESHNHAIAGHRAKRGKTRRTSALEGIEGVGPKRRQSLLKYMGGLQELKRATVEEIAKVPGISHSLAENIYQALKQ, encoded by the coding sequence GTGACCAACTTGTTTGACTCAGTCTCATTCCTTAAGACAGTAACAGAACAGCCCGGCGTTTATCGTATGTATAACGCCGAGGCTGTTGTTATCTACGTCGGTAAAGCTAAGAACCTCAAAAAACGCCTTTCCAGTTATTTCCGTAAAAAAGTCGACAGTGAAAAAACACGCGCTTTAGTCAGCAATATCGACAAAATCGATGTCACTGTAACGCATACGGAAACAGAAGCTCTTATTCTTGAGCACAACTACATCAAGCAGTACCTACCGAAATACAACGTACTTCTGCGTGATGATAAGTCGTACCCTTATATTTTCATTAGTGGTCACAAGCATCCTCGTTTGTCGATGCATCGTGGTGCTAAGAAGAAAAAGGGTGAATACTTTGGTCCTTATCCCGATTCTGGCGCTGTGCGTGAGACGCTACACCTAATACAAAAGATTTTTCCTGCTCGCCAGTGTGAAGACACGGTTTATGCGAACAGAACACGCCCGTGCTTGATGTACCAGATTGGTCGTTGTGCTGCGCCTTGTGTTAGCTCCATTATCTCTGATGAAGAGTACAGCGAGCTTATCGATTATGTTCGTTTGTTCCTGCAAGGGAAAGACAAGCTCGTCCTTGAGACGCTTATCGACAAGATGGACAAGGCAAGCCGAGAGCTTCGTTTTGAGCAAGCCGCTGCTTTCCGCGATCAAATTCAAGCGATTCGACGTGTACAAGAACAGCAGTACGTATCTGACGATTCTATGGAAGATATGGACGTGCTCGGATTTGCCCAAGAGAATGGAGTAGCTTGTATCCATATCTTGATGATCCGCCAAGGCAAAGTTTTGGGTAGTCGAAGTCATTTCCCTAAAATTCCTAACAATACGGTGCGAGAAGAGGTCTTTTCGAGCTTTTTAAGTCAATATTATTTGGCGCACAATGAAGCAAGAACCATCCCAACACGTTTAATTCTTAATGCCGATTTGATGGAAGATGTCACACCGATTCAAGAAGCGTTATGTGAAGTTGCAGGTCGTAAGATTCACTTTAATACCAATCCTTCTGGTACTCGTGGTCGTTACCTTAAGTTGTCGAATACCAACGCACTGACGGCCATTACCACCAAGATTAATCATAAGATGACCATCAATCAGCGCTTCAAAGAGCTTCAAGAAGTGTTGTCGATGGATGCGATTAAACGCATGGAATGTTTTGATATCAGTCATACCATGGGTGAAAGTACGATAGCGTCTTGTGTGGTGTTCAATCAGGAAGGCCCTGTTAAGCCGGAATACCGTCGTGACAACATCACTGGTATTACTGGAGGTGATGATTACGCGGCGATGGCTCAGGCCCTTGAGAAACGGTATTCCAAACAACTCGATGTCGATAAGATCCCTGATATCATATTTATCGATGGTGGTAAGGGGCAACTGAATCGCGCTCATGAGATTGTTTCTCAATATTGGGGTGATTGGCCATTTCGACCAAGAATGATGGGTATCGCGAAAGGTGTGACCCGTAAGCCGGGTTTAGAAACCTTAGTGACTCTTGAAGGTGAGGAATTTAACTTACCAAGCGATGCACCAGCGTTGCACCTTATCCAGCACATTCGTGATGAAAGCCATAATCACGCGATAGCAGGGCACAGAGCGAAACGAGGTAAAACTCGCCGAACCAGTGCGTTGGAAGGAATCGAAGGGGTAGGACCGAAACGTCGTCAATCTTTGTTGAAATATATGGGTGGCTTACAAGAACTTAAGCGTGCAACTGTCGAAGAAATAGCCAAAGTGCCGGGCATTAGTCATTCTTTGGCAGAAAACATTTATCAAGCATTGAAACAATAG
- a CDS encoding RNA methyltransferase — MTKAKTDTLSKGYACVGLVNPKTPENVGSVMRAAGCYGANSVFYTGTRYDHARQFHTDTKEKHLELPLIGVEDLKDIIPVGCVPIAVDLIEGAKPLPDYKHPPRAFYIFGPEDGTLKKEITDFCRETIYVPTNGCMNLAAAVNVILYDRMAKGDNFSNHLKVT, encoded by the coding sequence ATGACCAAAGCAAAGACAGATACCCTATCCAAAGGCTATGCCTGTGTTGGATTAGTAAATCCCAAAACCCCTGAAAATGTTGGCTCAGTAATGAGAGCGGCTGGTTGCTACGGAGCAAACTCTGTATTTTATACTGGCACCCGTTATGACCACGCTCGACAGTTTCATACCGACACCAAAGAAAAGCACCTTGAGTTGCCATTAATTGGTGTGGAAGACCTGAAAGACATTATTCCTGTTGGCTGCGTACCCATCGCGGTTGATTTGATAGAAGGCGCTAAGCCTCTGCCTGATTATAAGCACCCACCCCGTGCTTTTTATATCTTCGGCCCTGAAGATGGGACTCTGAAAAAAGAGATCACGGACTTCTGTCGTGAAACCATCTACGTTCCGACTAATGGCTGCATGAACCTCGCTGCCGCGGTCAATGTTATTTTGTATGACCGCATGGCGAAGGGTGACAACTTCTCGAATCATTTGAAAGTGACCTAA